A genomic segment from Leptolyngbya boryana PCC 6306 encodes:
- a CDS encoding type I secretion system permease/ATPase, producing the protein MLTNDIAANLPWESPPLCFLNPEQQVQFKSRAEVRHYKLGDVLWSSEDAGIQLLILAGKVRLVGEDNSSRVLNPGEWIGDLLDLSGWKARAASSEVQAVLWSAQMWEGLQTPDIDRFWAIQRARYVPQTDLSPQTITGFPFVPGMNSAAACLTMVANHLQNPVQMEWVQRQLRGQRPTNVVDAAEKLGLQLRRIQSSWQDARLLDFPALMLWGDTEEPHWVVVYGVRGDRFVISDPHDPIMSPQAIHRSTVEQFWDGQLWQVETVQKQERFNLAWFLPAVWKYKVLLGEVLFASFTLQLLGLATPLITQVVIDKVMVQGSIPTLDVMAMALLAVALFEAVLGILRLFIFTHTARRLDLSLSAQLFRHLMRLPLAYFESRRVGDTVARVQELENIRQFLTGTALTVVLDSIFAVVYLALMFFYSIPLTGVALAVLPLYAALTLTTTPILRNWLNETFNRNADSQSFLVETVTGIHSVKAHSAEKPSRDRWEGLFARYIRTSFKASTTSNISNNLGDFLTNFSYLLILWVGAHLVIKQELTVGQLVAFQMLSGRVTGPLLRLVQLWQNLQQVLLSVDRIGDILNVAPEAEPGSGLVLPTLKGQVSFDQVFFRYNPNQEPVLKGISFDVQPGMLVGVVGRSGSGKSTLSKLLQRLYLPEAGRILVDGFDIKSADLHSLRSQMGVVLQEDFLFNGNIIDNISLGRPDITAEQVVAAARMAAAHDFVSELPQGYETNVGERGTALSGGQRQRIALARLFLSNSPILVLDEATSALDSETEQQVLQSLQSISDNRTVFLIAHRFAPLKKADLILVMEKGVIAEKGTHEELLRKKGLYWSLYQRQQASV; encoded by the coding sequence ATGCTGACGAACGATATTGCTGCCAATCTGCCCTGGGAATCTCCACCCTTATGTTTTCTCAATCCTGAACAACAGGTGCAATTTAAATCAAGAGCCGAAGTCCGTCACTACAAGTTAGGAGACGTGCTTTGGTCGAGTGAGGATGCGGGCATTCAATTGCTAATCCTGGCTGGAAAAGTGCGCCTAGTTGGAGAAGACAACAGTTCACGAGTCTTAAATCCGGGTGAATGGATTGGGGATTTGTTGGATTTGTCAGGCTGGAAAGCTCGTGCTGCTAGCAGTGAGGTGCAGGCGGTGTTGTGGAGCGCTCAGATGTGGGAGGGGTTACAAACTCCTGATATCGATCGCTTTTGGGCAATTCAACGGGCGCGCTACGTGCCCCAAACGGATCTTTCTCCGCAGACGATAACGGGTTTCCCGTTTGTGCCTGGGATGAATAGTGCGGCGGCTTGTCTGACGATGGTGGCAAACCATTTGCAGAATCCAGTTCAGATGGAGTGGGTGCAGCGACAGTTGCGGGGGCAGCGTCCGACAAATGTGGTCGATGCGGCGGAGAAACTCGGGCTGCAATTGCGCCGGATTCAGTCGAGTTGGCAAGATGCGCGCTTGTTGGATTTTCCGGCGCTGATGCTGTGGGGGGATACTGAGGAGCCGCATTGGGTTGTGGTGTATGGCGTGCGGGGCGATCGCTTTGTGATCTCTGATCCACATGATCCGATCATGTCACCGCAAGCGATTCATCGATCGACCGTGGAGCAGTTCTGGGACGGGCAACTCTGGCAGGTCGAGACGGTTCAGAAGCAAGAGCGCTTTAATCTCGCTTGGTTTTTGCCTGCGGTTTGGAAGTATAAGGTGCTGCTGGGCGAGGTGTTGTTTGCTTCGTTTACGTTGCAGCTATTGGGCTTGGCGACTCCGCTAATTACGCAGGTCGTCATTGATAAGGTGATGGTGCAGGGCAGCATTCCGACACTAGATGTGATGGCGATGGCGTTGCTGGCGGTGGCGTTGTTTGAAGCAGTTCTTGGTATTCTGCGGTTGTTTATCTTTACGCACACGGCTCGACGATTAGATTTAAGTCTGTCGGCTCAGTTGTTCCGTCACTTGATGCGGTTGCCTTTGGCATACTTTGAGTCGCGACGGGTCGGAGATACCGTTGCGCGGGTTCAGGAACTTGAGAACATTCGGCAATTTTTGACGGGGACAGCTTTAACGGTTGTGCTTGATTCGATTTTTGCTGTGGTGTATCTAGCCTTAATGTTTTTCTACAGCATTCCGTTAACTGGGGTCGCTTTAGCGGTGTTGCCGTTGTATGCAGCGTTAACGTTAACGACGACTCCAATCTTGCGGAATTGGTTGAATGAGACGTTTAACCGCAATGCGGATAGTCAGTCGTTTCTCGTGGAGACGGTGACGGGGATTCACTCGGTGAAAGCGCATAGTGCCGAGAAGCCTTCGCGCGATCGCTGGGAGGGGTTATTTGCCCGCTATATTCGCACGAGTTTCAAAGCGTCTACGACCTCGAACATTAGTAATAATTTGGGAGATTTTCTCACCAATTTCTCGTATTTACTCATTCTCTGGGTGGGGGCGCATTTAGTTATTAAGCAAGAACTCACGGTCGGTCAGTTGGTGGCGTTTCAGATGTTGTCTGGACGGGTGACAGGGCCTTTGTTGCGATTAGTTCAGCTTTGGCAGAATTTGCAGCAGGTGTTGTTGTCGGTCGATCGAATTGGCGACATTCTTAATGTTGCTCCGGAAGCAGAACCGGGATCAGGGTTGGTGTTGCCGACGTTGAAAGGGCAAGTTTCATTTGATCAAGTCTTTTTCCGCTACAACCCGAATCAAGAGCCTGTGCTGAAAGGAATTTCCTTTGATGTCCAACCGGGAATGCTGGTTGGCGTTGTGGGACGAAGTGGGTCTGGTAAGAGTACGCTGTCAAAGCTCTTGCAGCGGTTGTATTTACCAGAAGCCGGACGGATTCTCGTCGATGGCTTTGATATCAAGAGTGCCGATCTGCACTCGCTGCGGAGTCAGATGGGAGTTGTGTTGCAGGAAGATTTTCTTTTCAATGGCAACATTATCGACAACATTAGTTTGGGTCGTCCTGATATTACGGCTGAACAGGTTGTAGCTGCGGCACGAATGGCAGCGGCGCATGATTTTGTGAGTGAGTTGCCGCAGGGCTATGAGACGAATGTAGGAGAGCGGGGAACTGCACTGTCGGGGGGACAACGGCAGCGGATTGCTTTGGCGCGATTGTTCTTATCGAATAGCCCGATCTTGGTACTCGATGAAGCGACCAGTGCTTTAGATAGTGAAACCGAGCAACAGGTTTTACAGAGTTTGCAGTCGATTTCGGACAATCGAACGGTCTTCTTAATTGCTCACCGATTTGCGCCTTTGAAGAAAGCAGATTTAATTCTGGTGATGGAGAAGGGCGTAATTGCTGAGAAAGGCACGCACGAAGAATTACTGCGCAAGAAAGGTTTGTATTGGTCGTTGTATCAGCGACAGCAAGCTTCGGTGTAG
- a CDS encoding peptidylprolyl isomerase: MENNAFLTIDEQSLSLRECLRYLQTSGKLQGFIGDILRQYVLETEVKNRDDLEINPAVIEQAVVDFRLQQKLTDPNVFQEWLSRNGLDYTTFHQQIATNFKNEKLKIVATEPRLQEYFIERKVFLDRVVLSRIIVESKEIAEELKLQISEGENFEALAREHSIADDRIANGMMGPVSRGTMPDTVRAVIDSSEKGDLVGPIELEGRWALFRVEDILPATLDNPQLKQMLTTELFDRWIAEKIQKMTVKLQVSD; the protein is encoded by the coding sequence ATGGAAAATAACGCATTTCTGACGATCGATGAGCAGTCTCTCAGCCTCCGAGAGTGCCTTCGCTATTTACAAACCTCCGGTAAGCTGCAAGGCTTTATTGGTGATATCCTCCGGCAATATGTCTTGGAAACCGAGGTAAAAAATCGAGATGATCTGGAGATCAATCCAGCCGTGATCGAGCAAGCTGTGGTCGATTTTCGCCTCCAACAGAAACTGACCGATCCGAACGTTTTTCAAGAATGGCTCAGTCGCAACGGGTTGGATTACACCACGTTCCATCAGCAAATTGCGACCAATTTCAAGAATGAAAAGCTGAAGATCGTGGCAACCGAGCCAAGACTGCAAGAGTATTTTATTGAGCGCAAAGTGTTTCTCGATCGCGTCGTGCTGTCTCGGATTATTGTCGAAAGCAAAGAAATTGCAGAAGAGTTAAAGCTGCAAATTAGCGAGGGAGAAAACTTTGAAGCGTTAGCGCGCGAGCATTCAATTGCCGATGATCGTATTGCAAATGGCATGATGGGTCCGGTCAGTCGTGGGACAATGCCGGATACAGTCAGGGCTGTGATCGATTCATCTGAAAAAGGTGATTTAGTCGGCCCGATTGAATTAGAGGGACGCTGGGCTTTGTTTCGGGTTGAAGATATTCTCCCGGCAACGCTCGACAATCCTCAACTCAAGCAAATGCTGACGACGGAATTATTCGATCGTTGGATTGCAGAAAAAATTCAAAAAATGACGGTGAAACTTCAGGTTAGCGACTAG